aaatgttactataaaaatatttaagaaaacatattttctatTTTCAAAAAAATGCTATCCACACACAGCAGAAAACTTTTCCTCAAAATATTTCTGCATGAGCACAGATGTACATGAGTACAgacaaacaatataaaatatattaaatacaaaatatttgctacctttaacatccaatgtgtatttttttagaggatgtgttgacagaaatgcaatataatgtacataactatgtcttcagaggtgtataaagaccttacataatgaagcgttatgtttttattatcttagaattgagctatttctatctacatacaccgtgggttgTGCATTATCCCAAACagacagagcgcgtttcgtaaatacgttatctcctttggcaaagaagcgaaaatgtgacaacatcttagttctgtgtcagccagcctagtgcttcgaaatggaggggtggagtgagccgttagcTGCAATTCGCAAcgtcaccgctagatgccgctaaatgtcatacactggacctttaaactgaATGGGTTGTACAAGTCAATCCAACTTGAACTTACTGTTTTGAACATTGGCAAGTGATAAATTgctttaattcaattaaaaatcaattcaattaaaatcaATACAGCTTTATTGCTAAAATATATATGGAGAGAATGCATCGAAGGAaacgtaaataaataaataaggacTCAGATGTGAGATTCACATTCCAGCTCACACTGTCTCTAGTGTAATACCAGGCGATTGCAATGTAAAAGATCAATATTTCAATTTCAGATTGCATTTTTATCCACAGAGATTAGAGAACAATCAAATTCTCGATTTTCTCCGTCTGTGGAAGGAAGAATCTTTCGGCATTACTGATAGCGAAACGAAAAAAAATTAAGGCTGGGTGCgaggtgtttgtttttgtgaattattcATTGAGATCTGTTTGTGCAAGTGAATAGCCACTTGCTCCAATATCGAAGGGCAAATAATACAGATTGCTCAAACACAACAGAGTAGGAATTTGACATTGAGAAGTAGCAACGCGGACAAAGACTTCTGCGCTGCACTGAGCCTACTGATAAACAGTTGCACGAGAGCAACACTTCATCTTCACGTCATTACAAACGTTTTGAGAGactttgcatattgttaatGTAGCATACCAGACATGCtacttaataaaattatttgatTTTACAGCTAGATTTTACATGCAACACTGTTTTAATTGCTTattttaggcctatattgctttATTCTGGACTACCAGTCTAAGAATTGTGGATTTCATAGTTTACTCTTAATTATGGACCCGAGACGATTTAGGCAGCAAAAGaacgttttttaaataaaagtctccTCAAGTTTATCCTCTGAACAAGCCATGATCTGTTCTTCTCTATTGGTTTTACTGCCACCTTGTGGCAAAGTCTGTGAAACTCTCCTTCCTAAATTATCCACTCATTAAAACTGATATTCTTTTAAATAACCCCATAaaacacttgttttgtttttattttttattcgcCATTTGTCATTACACTTCATAAAACGCTTATCAAAAGCACCATCTACTGTACAGTAATGACCTGAAGGCTAGAAACGCATCCTGCATATTTATACCCATTAGatttgcatatactgtacagttcAATCCCAAATCAATAACTTTCATCCGCAAGCTTCGCTTTAGGTAATCTGTGTCTGCATACAGACACCTGTGGGGCttcacaatcacacacacagcttttggAAACAGCAACATAGATTATCAGATAAACATTTAAAGTAAACAATACTgttgagaaaaatataaaagaaacaCTGCACTCGAACATTCCCGGAAACTGACATCACATACGTAAACACtgcaaaagcaaaaacaaatatGAAGAGATCAGGCAAAATTTGTGCCTTATTTGGTCAAACAAAAAGGAAAAGGTCACAACTTTCGCATTGCGAAACCGCTTTTTCTGTTTGTACCATTATCTGTATTACCATGTGAGTAAAATTAGTGGGACATGAAAGTCCAGCCTTACAAGATGCCAAATTGAAAGTGATAAATAAAATTTGGATTGAAATACCCCTCCAATGCGAATTTGAAtcacacaaatatttttatgagACAGGAAAAATATTAATTATGCTTATATATCTGTGTGACTTCAATATAACAATACTGAatgaaaatattcaaaattCCAGCCAAACCAGAATAACATTACAGCATGAAAATAAATGGATAGTTTACccatatataaaattatttcataatttactcaccctcatgtcattcaaaacctctatgactttcttttgcaaaatatcttttttgctTTCTACAGGGAAAAAAAAGAGTCGTATACAGGTTTTcaatgaaatgagggtgaataaatgatgacaacattttaatttatggttgaactatccctttaacacttcAAGTAAACAAGAAACAAAGACGGATATATGTTTTTCTTAATGACAGTAGGCCTGGTagattattgttattttaccttcaaataaaatttattttcattagtcAGCAGAGCCTACAATATCATTGAAAATATACTTCAGACAACAAAAGTTGGGGGATGGTCCACGAGACTTCttttttcctaaaaaaaaaggaaatctGAAAAAGTATCAAAGATTACCAACATGTACCAGCATGTGCCCAAACACAAGCAAAGGTTTGAATAAAAGCTCTGATTTGATTGGTCGATGCTATTTGTTGGATCTGACAACGGCATTTTGAACCTCCGAATTATTATTTtctaaactaaactgaaattgAAGGTATATCAGAGATTCAGCTGTCAAAGGGACAAAAGTcctcaaaacaaataaacaaaaatgttcacaCCTAAGAGACATGTCAGAGTTCAGTTTTATCCTGGCCAAGAGGAACTTTCTTTTGAATCTCCTCATCCGAGCTATATCCAGCTTCCTCAGTTTTCCGCTTGTTTTTCTCACTTTCTGAAATTTTggactttttcttcttcttcttcttcttcaccTTCTTCTCTTTTTTCTGACTATCCTCGCCATCTttgctcttcttcttcttgctcttctttttcttcttgtcCTCTGCGATGGCCACCGTGTCCCCCTTTTTCCCGCTCCATTTCTCTTTAAGACAGGCTGCAGAGAGTACACATGTTGACAAACCTTTAGACCAGCTGTCCAAACTGTTCAAGTGATCAAATCCCAACTGTTTAGTCAGCGACATTATTTAGTAAGTGACATCATCTACATTGGTTGCTATAGTAACAGCACAAAGTCAAACTATTTAGCAAACAGAAAACGAAGCTGGTGATATGAAGACAGACAGCACAGATTGATGATTTCTATAACATCATTCGGCACTTCAGTGTCTCATCAAATTCTAAGCTGTGAGGTAAACTAAACCCTACTGGCTATTCAATACAGTAGAAATGACTTAATTTCATTagaaattatgtcaaaacatgGAACAAAGCTGTGCATTTCAAAGCACTTTAGTGTGGAGTAAAACACAGTATCATCAGTTTCACTGTACCTGTATCCTGTCCTTTCAGCACGTGTTTTTCACACAGGTAGGTTGTGAGATCTTCCTCTTGTTTGCCTTTATACCAGTCTTCAATTACATCTTCATACTGCTCCACCATCACATCACACTGAAGAATGAAATAAGTTGCAATATTTTGAGAATAAAGACAAAATTATGAGAACTTTTCTTACTGTATGCCAACATTAAATATCCTAACTGGTGCCAAGatgtttcaaaaaatattttgtgtcaaATTATTTACTCGTATGACAAGTGGCCGTATAAAAGCGGGATGCACATCCAGCGAATTATTTCAAAATGAACCTCTTTCTGTGTGACACATTTTTACAGATCCATTTTACATATAAGTAACATTAAATTTTGAGATCTCGCACACACCTGTTTCTTGAGGTCAGCCACTTCTGCACTGGTCTCATTCCACAGTTCAAAAGGAATGTCCATAACCACCTTCACGCCTTTATGCACGAGGTTATGCAAGGTGGAGAAGGTCTCAGACATACCCTGAGCAGAGAGCGAGAGTGTGTCAGAACTCAAAGACTAGACTTAGTTATTGAAGACATATAACTGTGATGGGGCCAGGCATCTCATCACAAACAGGTGGAATTGGGTCATTCATGTGCAAATGGGTGAAACCAGGTCAGCGTTGTAACAGGTATCAATGTTAAAGATGGCTTACCTTTGCAAAGCGATTGCTtccatctctctctttgtgCAGATTGTACTGCATAATTCTGGAGCAAACATTCTCCATCACCTCTATAAAACGAATATCACTACAGAAAAAGAAATAGCCGAATAATAGAATGGTCATTTGTGGCCTACGCTATTATTTTAACCCATAGACAGGAACTGAATAAAAAGGCAGACTTACGATTTGACATATTTGATGGGGGGTGCGCCTTTATCATCCAAAAAGCGGTAGTTGGTTTCAATGACTTCTTTCGTTTTGCCCGTCTCTTCAAATGCGGACTTCATCTCAATGCTTACAAATTTGCAcactataaaaacacacaaaacacatactGATAAGAAAAAGGGAACAGAAAGTGGCCGTACATCCAAACCTAGTGAGCAGCCTACTCAGGGCATCACAAGTGCATTCGAAATATACAAAACAGCCTATGCAAAACACTAACTTActaggcagctcactaggtttgaGACACAGCCAGTGTCATGACAGATGTAAAACATGAGTTCTGTTGAACAGACTAGGAAATGCTCTCGGTTGTGACCCTGCTCGCGCACAAGCTTATATATACCGTTGAATGGTATGAATTATGCACAGTAAGACTAGTAAATATACACCTATAAATCAATTTTACAATATCAATATATAGAAGTTTTGACACCTTTAGAAGCGAAGAcagcaaaatcatttttatttgtcaagAATAAATTTGGCAGATGTGTGGTAACGTTACACGTTGTTATTTGAGTCGTAATGTTACAAAAGCCCCACAACGCATCTTAAATACAAATCTCAAGAACTTCTTGTATGATTCAATAATACCCATGTACAGTGCAAAACAGTCGTCTCTTGTTTCAACAAAGCATTGAAATGCACATCATTTCACGATGTATCTGAATATTGAGCAAGACTCATTGTGAATAAGGACAGTGTTCCTACCTTCACATTTATTTGGCAGATTCACCCAGTCATCGTCCCCGCTTTTGTTTGCAAACGCGGCACTTACGAAAAGTAAGACGATGTAgataaaaacattcattttttgttaGCGTCAACGATTTGAAAACGAGAAATTATAAAACACTCTACATCCTTTTTCAGTGGCCGCTATGTCTGATGCTTTCACTTCCGCTGTGGCAGGTTGACGCTGACGAGTGAACCAATCGGCGACGGCGGAGTGGCATCGGGGAACCAATGAAAAGCGTGGGCGGGCCTGCGAATGTTTTTAATAGGCGTTTCATTATAAAAATCCACTTTGCAGGGAACGTTACGTTAAAATCCATTAAATGTGTTAAACGaaacatgttaaaaatatataaaaataaatgaaagtccGTACATGTGCAAACTGCAATGATGTACAGTTTAGCACGTTTGTTCTAAATGCAGTGcagcaattaaattaaacaaaagctATTAAATTACACTTAAACTGCATCTCTAAGCTCTGTGGTTGCTTTTACTTAAATCTAGTCTATGCTCATGAATTGTTTTTCGACTCTTTAATTTATGCAAAGCATATAAACAACCACCAGATGGCACTACACTTCAGATAATCAGATTATCTTCAAGACCTGAAATTGCTCTCATAAATTACCATGTCATGTTCTCCAATTACTCGACACCTGTTACAGGTCAGCAGTGTTGGCTCATCTTGCCAGGAGGATAGaatcaaaatattgaaataCCCACTATTAGAAATGAGCCACACCCCTTAgctgatttttttactttaatataaCCATTTCTGAAGGTATACATTTATTAACACTATACCAAAACGTTTAGGGTCACCCACTCATTCTGTAGCCTATTAATATTTTtcccacatttaaaaacatattttagcaTATTCAGTGAACCATTTGATTCAAATGAACCAAAATGTTCTCCATTTTATCAAACtagcagcttcttgaggtctcaccctcGGATAAAGTACGGAAGGAGTTCACATATATTTCATGGCTCCTATTGGCTTatatttcttcattattcagtccaaGTCATACATTTCAAACACgttttcattattaaacaatataacatttttgtacGAAAATTTTATGAAAGAAATCTTCAGGGAAAGAAATGAATATGTTGGCAAAAATCACGCTGCAGTTGGACTCAAATCCAGAGCAGTgtagtgtatactgtacatctctTCTATACCTCATCAGGAATTGGCATCAAATAAGACACATTACCACGGTTACTCTGCTTTATTGAATCTGCATATTCGGCATTCCCTTGAGCTTAGATTCTGGCTGTCAGAACTACGTTTTAGTCTTTATCATATGTTCACACGTTTCCAAGGAAAAGTACAAACTGATGTAAGAATCATACAAGAGAGCGTGTATTTCATTCAAGTGTTTACACAAGCATTTACAGCGCCTTGACGAAAGTATTCAGACCTTAACCAACTCTCTCATTTGACTGGATTACACAGTCCTACGCTGAAATTGTGTGCtttgtgatgttttatttcaagGCACAGAAACTCTGCACTGTAACTTACATTCGTCTATgttagaaaatgtttaaacacaAAGGATTTACTCcccacattttattattttaaagagcACACTGTTGCAGCCATGAATGCATCAGTCTACTAAGAATGTGCTACTAAGAGTGTAGATTATGGGGTTctcttgacatttttatttcaatttaaggaataaatatataatcaaAAGATCAAGTTGAATCGTGAAACAATGCCAAATTTTAGTGTGTTTTGAAGTTGATTAAACGTCAGAGTGCTTTTGGCAGGCGCTGTATATGTTTTGTCAGCATTCATCATCGCACAATAGGGGGATTTCATATTCGATGCATGTCCCTGGACATTTCCCCTGTACCTGATTATTATAATATACTAATTAATATTCACACATAGTAAAAAGTAAAGCAGTCAAACGAAAAAGAGAACTCCcaaaacattatattatattatatatactgtataaataaagtctGTCTAGACTAAAACAGTCTTGAAATTAAATCATTTATACATGctattcaaaatacaaaaataagatTTCAGTCATGTTAGATTCTAGCATAACTTCAGCCCTCCGGGTGCATAACATGAGTAATCCCAGACTATGATGTGCATGTATTATAGCACTAAGGTTAAGGATCTTACTGTTACACCAGGTGAGAAACAGCATTAGCTTACAAGTAAGCTCCTTCGTAAAATACCACATCTGTACCACCGAGAGATGCATGAACATCATATCctgtcacatacagtatatataagaTATGTTTCTTGTGATGTACACGTTCCAACACAaactatatttaataaatgaaaccAACGATTATGAAGTGACATTGCTTTCAGTGCACAATGGTGAGATGTACTGTATGGAACAGGATGACAAATGGAACGAATTGGTAGAtagttttttaaaggaaaagttcaccttcaaaatgaaaattctgtcatcatttactcatcctgttgtcattttaaaccagtgtgattttctttcttctgcataacataaaaggatatattttgaaaaatgttggtcactaaaaacattggtccccattgacttctattgcatggacacaaaaccaacgcaagtgaatagggaccaacggtttttgttaccaacatttttcaaaatatcttcttttgtgttctgcagaagaaagaaagtcacacagatttaaaatgacaacaggtttGAGACACACAAGCATCTTAAAGTTCACCAATGATAACTTCTTCATTAAATTGATCATTATTTGCTATTATTGCTGAAATGTTATTATATCGTCGCTGGCGgactgaaacctcatatctccaatTTTTTCATAACATATTACAATTGGCcaccttcatgtttgtctgtggattttgtaaatatttaaccaacaaaaagtattaaaatgaaCTTGTCAACAGCGTTTAATTCATTTTCTATAAACTGGCTGTtagagattttttaaatattaattaaaaaagtcaatattaaTGATGCAATCCATAAATTTAGTCTctttatcgccatctctgtttgaaacataaaatcgCAACTTTAAGTACTTATCTTACCTGggttaaatttaaataaagttgAACTAACCAATCAAATGATAGATTGCAGCTTTGAAGTTAACCAGCAATAGATTTGGCAACATTCACCAAAAGTCTGCATGGCTTAGGCGACGTCAGACAAGGAAGTAATTTCAGATAcaaaattgttacattttgaTGAACAATTCTAAAGACGAACATTTTTTCCTCTTTGGAGTGATGTGCGCTGATGATTTGTGCGTAGTAAGACCATGCACATATACGACAAAAAGGAAACCTGGTCGACAtgattttatgttcattttaaatgattgtaatgatttttctgtcatttcGACACCGTCATCATCAGCATCTGTATTTTGAAATTCTTCACACAACTGTCTGAAACAGAACTGCTGGCTTCCACAGCATGTCAAAGtggtacagagagagagagagcaacacAAATAGATAATGAAGTGGTAAACTGGTGAATAAATGTCTCAGATGACTTATCCAAATATTTGTGTATTTCTAATGAACCCTTTTGTCTATTCTGCTGGTTATGACATGTTTCCGTTTCTTCTAAACCTTTCTGTTGTCCGTCATTCCATCCACCTCGTAAATAGCTTTCGATTTGGTTAAATCTCAGAGAGAAAATACTAATATTGCAGCAGCAAACTAAATGCgataaaagaaagaaatcgGTTGTGGTTAAGGTAATAGTTATTGATATCGTCACTGATTATTGTTATTATCAAAGTGCTGTACAGTACATACTAGCAATACTATAGCTGCGTGGTCACCGAATCATCCTGTTCAGTAACCCAGTGGGAGGTGTCTCGCATCTGTCCTTCACAAGGCCCGACCAATCCCTGGAACACGTCCTCGCTGGAGTCCAGGAGGCGGGAACTGGAAGCTGAAAAATTGGAAGCACAGTGGAGGGAGGTGGGTGGGGAAAGAGGTCCTAATGTCAGCAAAACATCCCTCACGTTATCTCTCTGTCCATtagttgccatggcaacactgTCGCCCTCATTTAAAGTGGCCACATCCACCCGATTGAGGTTGGTCTCACTGCGGGTGACAGGACCATCACCCCTGGTGAAGCCTAAGTCCTGCCAAGCCCCGGGTGGGTGAAGCAATCCATCTGAGATAGTGTAGGTTGCTGCCGTAACGCCTGCGGGCTGGGGAAGGTGACTGCCCATGCGTGAGAAGAGCAGGCCGAGCCGTCTGAAGGAGTTCTTCTTGGAGCTAGAGAAGCGTGAAAGGCGCCTCCACGTCCGTGAAAGTGCAGGTCTTGCCGGAGCCACGGAGGAAAGGGAAGAGGAGGGCGAGGGGTTCTTCCTTAATCCGTTGATCTTTGGTTTACCCTCCCTGTACGCCGGTGATGCTGCCGTCGCCGTGGCGACCTCTATTCCGGAGATAGAGCTGAAGAGGGCGGAGACGCCATAGGAGGGATCCGAAGGCgtgttggttttgaaagtcacGCCCTTGGCTCCGATGCTGCTGCCGTCGCTGTGGTGACAGTTGTTGCTCGACACCTCGCCGTCATCGCTGACCTCGTCTCTGAACGTGGCCTCGCTACTGGAGGAATAGTTCCTCCGGGGCGGCTTCCGGTTGCCGAGGAGGTCCAAAACTTCGTAGCGGAAGCTGGAAATGTCCTGTTTTAACTCCTACACCAAAGCATAATTGCAAATGTACAttgataaaaatgaataaaagtattttattaaaatcttttatggacttaatttatttaatttcaaaacaaagatttaaaaaaagaaatttcaaaGATTTTGTTGCCCCAAATCCCTTATtagacaaaaatatttcataatgataaatacaatatttcataataataactaaaacaaaGGTACTTTAAAATTAAGTGAATTATGTCCTTATAaagtaaatatttgaaaaacctgtgtgattttgttGCCCCAAATCgctaaataaatcataaaaaagacaataatattttataataatacagaaaatatgtaataataataattaataaaaaagacaattttTATGGGCATAAATTcgtgttattttaaaataaatatttaaataatctttttttctgCTATTTTGTTGCCCCAAAtccttaaataaatatttaacaaaGACGATTTTTATGGGCATAAGTCacgttattttaaaataaatattgaaataatcttttttttctgctATTTTGTTGCCCCAAAtccttaaataaatatttaacaaaGACGATTTTTATGGGCATAAGTCacgttattttaaaataaatatttaaataatcttttttttctgctATTTTGTTGCCCCAAAtccttaaataaatatttaacaaaGACGATTTTTATGGGCATAAGTCacgttattttaaaataaatatttaaataatcttttttttctgctATTTTGTTGCCCCAAAtccttaaataaatatttaacaaaGACGATTTTTTATGGGCATAAGTCacgttattttaaaataaatatttaaataatcttttttttctgctATTTTGTTGCCCCAAATCCTTAAATAAATATTAGACaactatattttataataataataataataaaatatttaataataataaataaaaggcactttttttctgtgttatAGTCATTTGGACCATAAGAAATCACCTAGCAACATACTGGCAAAATCGCAGAAGCAAACAACACCCTGGCAACAACCCCCAACATCAGCATCATGACAGCAATTTTACATGCattcaaatatttacattttcttcaaaatgCATCGATTTGCATGCTAGTCTTCTTCTAAAATATGTTTGAAAGACAGTTTAGTAAAGTAACAAGACTGGAGCCTTTATTTGGGACAGTGTTCCTGTTGATAAGCATGCATGACACCTCAAGGACAGCTAGTACCTTAAAGTTCTCTTCCGTCAGGCCTTCGTTCGTCTTAGCGCTGCGAATCATGGATGCCACGTACCTCTTCACCAGACTTCGAATGACCTCCTGGAGGGGTTAAGGAGAAGGTAAACAGTCGTATAAAACAGCACCCCATAATCTTGTTAATCTGGTAATGTGCAGCTGTGTCTTTGGTACGATGGTGTGAAGACAGAAAGATAGGGAAAATAAATCCACCGGCACATCATGTAATGCAATTACATGCACATTGTTTGTATccgtgcatatgtgtgtgatCATAGATTTTTTTCGCTAACGTACCTGATAGTGCTGATTTTGGATCAGTCTGTCAGCGTGCTTTTCCTGAAAGGAGAAACAAATATTAACGCTGTTTAAGGGAAGTAATTGATCTAATTAGTAATTG
This sequence is a window from Triplophysa rosa linkage group LG4, Trosa_1v2, whole genome shotgun sequence. Protein-coding genes within it:
- the cnpy3 gene encoding protein canopy homolog 3; the protein is MNVFIYIVLLFVSAAFANKSGDDDWVNLPNKCEVCKFVSIEMKSAFEETGKTKEVIETNYRFLDDKGAPPIKYVKSDIRFIEVMENVCSRIMQYNLHKERDGSNRFAKGMSETFSTLHNLVHKGVKVVMDIPFELWNETSAEVADLKKQCDVMVEQYEDVIEDWYKGKQEEDLTTYLCEKHVLKGQDTACLKEKWSGKKGDTVAIAEDKKKKKSKKKKSKDGEDSQKKEKKVKKKKKKKKSKISESEKNKRKTEEAGYSSDEEIQKKVPLGQDKTEL